One region of Bactrocera neohumeralis isolate Rockhampton chromosome 5, APGP_CSIRO_Bneo_wtdbg2-racon-allhic-juicebox.fasta_v2, whole genome shotgun sequence genomic DNA includes:
- the LOC126758540 gene encoding aladin, with product MVSLQDVSTFIVPGQLCALPQNEVDSCSVSEYYPEINLNCEMFSTSVSGHANDTYRNVMIPVNEGVIKRIVRTFFESGFMEALNEARDQETATVSPLICATAKYTCEMLEFVKRLKTKIFPHMREVSVNNVAEFSETRDWMRSYIRCIVWHPNCFKIAVAGSDDIVRIYTDEPAMVPVLKSGSQKWITSMAWRPLTAAELAVGCQKGVCLWTMDTNMHITRSATQAVFLKHPGHCPITSVQWSPSGTLLATASISDTDILIWDVDKLKNTPLRRVGSPCSLLKWSPDGAYLLSATVGSVFRVWSADKKWTPERWTIKCGVVQSACWSPCGNFLLFVTTGDSILYRLHFQDETVFTSGTSTKEALKIADLTKFNAGRREVGGKPQALAWDADGRYLAVIFKDTPCIALFNTCLKKFDMTISPLCFLTGLSTEYPSYICFQSKNRRNTETVLTIGWSSGRIEYFPFGNM from the exons ATGGTGTCCCTACAGGATGTTTCCACATTCATTGTGCCGGGACAGCTTTGTGCGCTACCACAAAATGAAGTGGACAGCTGCTCCGTG tcGGAATACTATccagaaataaatttgaattgtgAGATGTTTAGCACATCAGTCAGCGGCCACGCAAACGACACCTACCGCAATGTTATGATACCGGTGAATGAAGGTGTCATCAAGCGTATAGTACGCACATTTTTTGAAAGTGGGTTTATGGAGGCGCTTAATGAGGCGCGAGACCAAGAAACAGCCACTGTTAGTCCACTTATATGTGCAACAGCAAAATATACGTGTGAAATGCTAGAGTTTGTAAAACGGCTGAAGACCAAAATATTTCCACATATGCGTGAGGTGAGCGTAAATAATGTGGCGGAATTCTCTGAAACGCGTGATTGGATGCGTTCATACATACGTTGTATCGTTTGGCATCCGAATTGCTTTAAAATCGCAGTAGCGGGCTCAGACGATATTGTACGAATATATACAGACGAACCCGCAATGGTGCCAGTGTTAAAGAGCGGTTCACAAAAGTGGATAACTTCGATGGCTTGGCGCCCATTGACCGCTGCTGAACTGGCAGTTGGTTGCCAAAAGGGGGTGTGTCTCTGGACCATGGATACAAACATGCACATAACACGAAGTGCCACACAAGCAGTATTCTTAAAACA TCCCGGTCACTGCCCGATCACTTCCGTGCAGTGGAGCCCCAGCGGCACACTACTTGCTACAGCCTCTATCAGTGATACTGATATTCTAATATGGGACgtagataaattaaaaaatacgcCTTTAAGACGTGTAGGCTCACCATGTTCGCTCTTAAAGTGGTCGCCTGATGGTGCATACCTATTATCTGCCACAGTTGGTAGTGTGTTTCGCGTTTGGTCGGCCGATAAGAAATGGACGCCGGAACGTTGGACTATTAAATGTGGTGTGGTGCAATCGGCATGCTGGTCGCCATGCGGCAACTTCTTGCTCTTTGTGACAACGGGCGACAGCATACTCTACCGCTTACACTTCCAGGACGAAACGGTTTTTACGT CCGGCACCTCCACTAAAGAAGCTTTAAAAATAGCCGACTTAACGAAATTCAATGCTGGTCGTCGTGAAGTGGGCGGCAAACCACAAGCATTAGCCTGGGATGCAGACGGTCGTTACCTGGCGGTTATATTCAAAGATACTCCGTGCATAGCGCTCTTCAACACGTGTCTAAAGAAATTCGACATGACAATCTCGCCACTTTGCTTTCTCACTGGCCTGTCCACAGAGTACCCTTCATACATCTGCTTCCAAAGCAAGAATCGCCGTAATACAGAGACTGTTTTAACCATTGGCTGGTCTAGTGGGCGCATAGAATATTTCCCATTCGGCAAtatgtga